The genomic stretch ATATCTTGTTTTTATCTAACTATGGATTTTAAAGACTACAAATTGCAAAAAATCCCCCCTGAATATCGATATAAAATTTATCAATATGAGGCTCATCAAGATTGGACAAAACGTTTTCAAATGATTATGGAAGATAAATTAGCTCGCAATTTAATTGATCTTTTAACTACGAACAAGAAACGTGATCAGTTAAAACTTTTAAAAGGGGTTTCTTTTACCTCCTTTACATTAACGAAATTGATATTTTATGCATATGAAAATCTTGGGTATAAGTTTAGTTATTATTCCTCCGAACAATTACCCAAAGGAATAAAATATACTGACTTACCCTATGTAATTGAATTAGGAGAAAATGAAAAAGATATTGATATTATTGGAGAGACTGAATTAAGTGAAGGTCAATTGAAAAACATCATAAAACATCGAAAAAGAATAATTGCAAAATTTATTGAAAAGGAAGACCAGTGGCATTGCTTTTATATAACTTATAAATCATTATCCGGAGAAGAGAGCTGGAATGATGGACAACCTCATTATCATTATTTAAGTGATAAATTTGGTGTGCCAAGGGATGAAGTTGTTCTAGGTATCAAAAATGGAAAAATGCCCAGCACTCCGGTTCATATAGGGATCGAAGGATAATAAAAGCTGATTCCCTTTAAAAGGCTCTTTTGGGATAAAGCCTTTTACTATTGTTTTCTTACAATACCTAAAAGCATATCTATTTAGGATAAAGGTTGCTTAATTGGTGAGTATACCATTAAAGTTACCTGCTCGTGAATATCTATTTAATAGTTAACTTCATTTAGGTTAGTTCCCACTTCTGATTTCAGTGTGATCATTTTATTACTCTCAATTTTAAATTACCAAAAATATTTCACCCAACTACGGTTATACTGGTGAATAATTACTCACAAAAATCCTTAGCATCGAATTCCCTAATTTAAACCAATTACCTATGGAATTAAAATTTGAAGATCTTCCTCAAGCAGTATCCCAGTTAATTAAGCAAAACAAACTGATTTTAAATGCAATCCACGAAAATGGCTGTTCAGAAAATCAGACTGAAGAGGTATTAACCCTAAGCAGGATATGTGAATTGTTGGAATTGAAAAGGCAAACCATCTACAGTTATGTGTCCAGGGGACTGATCCCTTACCATAAAAAGGCTGGCAAGCTTTATTTTTTTAGACAGGAAATCGAAGAATGGATCAAATTGGGTAATAAGACTGAAAAAATCGAAGGGGTTAGCTTTAATCCTAGAAGAAAGTTCAAAGACCGTAAATTCAAAAAGGTTTAATGGTCTGTCATGTCTTTACTTGTTGATTTTTAGACAATTAACTGGTGATAGAATTGATTTTGCAAATGAGGATTCGAATAGAGGCAATATTTTGCAAATTTTTTGCAAATAAAAAAACCACTTACAATTTTTCATCGTAAGTGGCTGATTTTCAGCTCCTCCTCTTGGGCTCGAACCAAGGACCCTCTGATTAACAGTCAGATGCTCTAACCAACTGAGCTAAGGAGGAATTTTATTATTTTCGCTAGCCCTTTCGCTTAACGTGATGCAAACATAGCAGGTTGTTTATTTTTTTCCAAATACCCATTCAAAAAAAGTGCTCTAATTTTTCTTTCACACTAAAATTCAATGGATTAATTTTCAGGACTCGTATCATCTTTTGAATCACGCCCTCCTTTTTCCTGTTCTTTTTCAACTGGGGGGATATCTTTCTTATCTGGCTGAGCCGATTTGGATTCCGGCATGGACTTGATGTAAAGATCTCGTTGAGGAAATGGGATTTCTATATTTTCTTCTCCAAAACGTTTATAAATATCCTTCATCACTTCATTTCTCATATCTACCCAAATATCAATATCATTTACCCAAAAAAGAAGCCTGTATTCCACTGCACTTTCAGCAAAATTCTGCAGGAAAACACTTGGCCCCGGCACTTTGAGAATATCCTCCCGGTCCAGCACTTTTTTAAAAACTCCTTCAACCTTATCCGAATCAGAACCATAGGCCACCCCAATAAACAGCTCTATTCTTCGTCGTTTATTGGAGAGTGTCCAGTTAATCAGTTGCTGGGAGAGAAGGTCGCCATTTGGCATGATCAGTTCAGATCCGTCCCAGCCCTGTATCTTACTGGCGCGGATCCCCACCTCTTTGACAACTCCACTTTGCCCCCCCACCTCTATGACATCTCCAATCTGCACTGGCCGTTCAAATGCCAGGATAATCCCGGACACCAGGTTATTGATAATGGTCTGTAGACCAAAACCGATACCTACCGAGAGCGCCCCCAATACAATCGCCACATTATCCAACGGGATTCCGGCAGCGGTAATAGCCAATAAAAACCCTAGTGTAAATACGGCCAATTTGATCAATAATATGGAAGACCCCAACCGCTGCTTACGATTAGCGGCCATTTTCTGATCCTTGGCCTCCGCAAAGTAGGAGATATACTTTGAGATAATTCCTGAAATCCAAATAATAATGATAAAAGTGGAAATACTCCCAAAATTAAACGTACTCTGACCGATCTTACGTTCTTTCGACAAAAAAGCAGAAATATTTTCAAAGAGATAATCATAAATCGTTAGGTTCGTTGTCAAATAGTAAAGCCAGATGGCAGCAGCCAGAAAGACAAAAATGTTTCTCACTTTACTTTGAATATCCTGAAAATCGAAATAAGCCGTATATTCAGTAGTACTCTTTTTACCCATTTCAATCTGCAGATAGATCGCCTCTAAGATCACCAGCACAAAAACATACAAGCCCACTGCCTGCATAAGGCTGGTTGTCGCTGCCACTCCCAAAATTTTGGCGAGGCTATACCTGCCAAGAACATTGGCCACAGCTGACAGTCCCTGAATGATCATAAACAACTGGATCAACAGAATAACATACCTGGTATGGTTAAGGCCAGAGTCCTTGATCTCACTGATAATACTATAAGCCAATCCAATACATACGAAACTCAAAAACAATAACACCCATCGCTCTTCATACGCGGTTTCGATATATAGATTGCTGATGCTATAAATCACAAAAATCACTAAAAAAACCCACCAAAAAAGATAAATTTTCTTTTTGACAATTGACCTGATCAGCACCGTTGTTACAAGCATCAGCAACCAGAGCACCACAACTACCAATACTACTGGCGGCGAACGATAAAAAAAAGTAGCCAATGGCAGTACAATAACCATCGCTGACAACAACGGGTTATTGGGGATAAACCTGGTCCGCTGAAGAATGATATCAGAAAATTCCTTTTCAGACTTAATATGCCTAAGCAAATACCTAAACCAAAGAAAAAACGCCAAAATCAATCCTAGCACCCATATCAAGACAGGACGGGTTGCCTCTACATAGCCCTTTAGGATAATCCGGTTGATATTGACCGAGTGACTGACAACCTTCAATAGCTCTTTTGTTCTTGAATAAGTACTTTTATCCCAAATAAAATTGATCTCCTTATTGAAAAGCGCCCGCTCCATTTTGCGCTCCCGCTCTCTGATCTCTTCCTTAAAATCATTTACTGCAATTAACACATTGGATAATCGGCTCTGATAATTGACCAGGTTAAGTTGCCTGGCCACAAAGAGACTATCTCCGGTCCTAATCCTCGTCTGAAGCTCTTTAAGTTGACTCTGGAATGCAGGCAAGATTGTAGGGTCTTCAAGTGTCAAGGAAAGTATTTTATCTTTTTTAATCTCCCTTAATGAATCAAAGGCATTGAGCACCTCCGCGCTTCTGCTATCAAAATCCACCTTCCATTTCTCTATTCTACGGGTTTGGTAGTCTGTGAAATTATTGAGTGCATTCAGGTACCTAAGGTTAATATCCCTGTTTCGCCTTTCCAGCCTGCCCCGCACCTCCTCTATACTCATTTCTACCTGGGGCAATTGTTCACTGATCTGAGTGGTGTCTACCTGTCTGTCCAGCACTTTATTGATATGGTTGGTTGCCATAATGTACTGCTCCATGGTTTGGATTACTGTATTAATGTTGCGGTCTTGTTTAACAGTATCTTGATTTCCCGCGTTTACAGTATCTTTTGTCAGTCCAAGCAAAGAATCCCCCATGGACAATATTTCAGAAGTAGATTGAAAAGCACTGGAATACTGAAAATTGCCCAAAGAAAAAAGACAGATGAAAATGAACTTAATGTAACAAAGTGGAAGAGGTCTCATAAAATATAACAGGTATTTCTCTTTATAAAAATAAGAAGAAATCCTGAGTAGGAGATCATGCCAAACCGCCAATCTTGCCCACTTTTAATAAAACCTTGCCCTCCATTAACATAAAATTTAAATTAACGGCGCTTATTAATACAAAAGAAAAATAAATGCACGATCAATTAGATCAATATTTTAATATCATTACATTTAAACCCTATAAATTAGGTATTTTGGACTAATCAAGTAAACTAAACATGAAAAATTGGTACATACTTATAAGCTGGCTTTTTATTTCCAGCTTAATCATCACTAAAACTTGGGCCCAGAACTCCACGGAAGACCAAAAAATGCAATGGTTCAAGGATGCTAAATTAGGAATCTTTATCCATTGGGGCATTTATTCCGTGAATGGAATTGATGAATCCTGGTCTTTCTTTAATGACTACATCTCCTATGACGATTACATGAAGCAGCTTGACGGATTTACCGCTTCTAATTATGCCCCAGAAAAATGGGCCCAACTTATCAAATCTTCTGGTGCTAAGTACGCCGTTATTACTGCTAAGCACCACGATGGAGTAGCCCTCTGGAATAGTCAAGCTAGCGACCTAACCGTGGTCAATAAAACCCCTGCCAACAAAGACCTCATCGCTCCATTTATGGATGCACTCGAAAAAGAAGGACTCAAAAAAGGACTTTATTATTCGGTCTTGGACTGGTCACACCCAGATTATGACAGAAAAACCCGGACAAAGTACCGTTACAAGAATGATCCTGAAAGATTCCAAAAATTCGTGGATTTCAACTTCAAACAACTCGAAGAACTCTCCTCAACCTTCAATCCCGACCTTTATTGGTTTGATGGCGACTGGGAACATAAGGCCGAAGAATGGAGAAGCAAGGAGCTCAAAGCACAACTCCTGAAATGGAATCCCAGCGTCATTATCAATTCCCGTATCGGAGGCAATCTGGGAGACTACGACACGCCTGAGCAGGGAGTCCCTGTCACCAAACCAGACAGCAAATACTGGGAGCTATGCCTCACCATGAACAACAGCTGGGGCTACCAACACAATGACGACAATTATAAAAGCCCAAATGAGCTACTCAGGATCTTTGTGGACTGCCTTCACATGGGCGGGAACCTCCTGCTGGACATAGGCCCCAAACCGGACGGGTCAATTCCTGATGAAGCGGTTAATATTCTGGAATCATTTGGGAGATGGACCGATAAACACGCTGCTGCCATTTACGACACACAAGCTGGAATCCCAGAAGGACACGTTTATGCCCCCACCACACTTTCCAAAGATCGAAAAACACTTTACATCTACTTAGACTATAAAGTAAATGAGTCATTGGTCATTAAGGGCCTGAAAAATAAGATCAACAGGATATGGGTGGTCGGCAATGGTACTAAACTCGATCACCGTGAAGTAGGCAAACAATACTGGAGCAAAGTTCCTGGACTTAAATATGTCGATATCCCAGACAATGTCTACGACAAAGACATTACAGTTATCGCAGTACTTCTAGATGGAGAAGTAGACCTGTACCGTGAAAAGGGTCAAGTGATCGAAAGCAACTAACCAATCTTAATTTATTAATAAAGTCATTTTTGACGCTTTACTGTTCACAAAACAGACATTTTGGCATTTAAACGTTTCAAAAAAGGCTAAAACCCGTCAAAAGGTCAGTAAAATTAAGTGAAAATAGATTTGGTACAGAATTCACTATAGTATGATCGTAGTTAAATAAAACAATTCAAAAACTAAAAATTCATACTATCATGAAACTCGTAAGATATAATCAATTAGAGCCCAACTATCCTTCTACCTTCAGTGGAGTATTGGACAAGTTCTTTAATGACTCATTCCAAACAGGCACTCAAAAGTTCACGCCTTCGGTGGACATCAGTGAAGATGAGAGCAATTATGAAGTAGAACTATCTGTTCCAGGAATCAAAAAAGAGGACTTTAAAATCGACTTGGTAGATGGCAAGCTTATCATCTCAGGCGAAAGAAAGAGCAAAGAAGCCCAGGAAGGCAAAAATTACCACACCGTCCAAACGCAATACGGAGCTTTTAGCAGATCATTCTTCTTGCCCGAAGATGTCTCTCCAGACAAAATCGAAGCAAAATATGAAGATGGCATTCTAAAGGTAACACTGCCTAAAAGCGAGAAAAAGGTGCTAAAATCATCCATCGAAGTAAAATAAATTATAAGTGGGGCAACCCACTTATTTTTTTTTGGGTTTAATATAAGACAAACATCCCGACAATTCGATAAAACCCGATAATCACCATTACTTCCTTTGTTAAAAGGTGTTAAATAAGCTATTTTATAGTGATCTTTACACGATATTTGGGAACAAACCTTATGCTTAATCGTGTATTTGTTACAGTAAAACAATAAACTAAAGGAGAACAACATGAATAGAAAGCAATTCTTTCTCAGCATTATTCTGGCCTCCATCCTCGGGGGCTTAATAGCAGTAGCAGGAGTAAGTCTATTATCTCCGTCGGAAAAAGTAACCACTTTCGAACAAAAACAAAACACCAGTTTTGTGAATTGGCTGAAGGACGACAAGTTCAATGTTCCTGACGGGATAAACTTTGTAGCTTCTGCGGATCAGGTACTACCAGCGGTGGTTCATATTAAAAGCAAAGTAACCGTTCAACGGCGGGGAAGAAGTGGAAATCCCCTGGAAGAGTTTTTCGAGTTCAGGCACCCAGATGGAGGTGGCCAGCAGCCGCCTATGGAAGGAATGAGTTCCGGTTCGGGAGTAATCATCTCTGAAGATGGCTATATCGTCACGAATAATCACGTAATCGATGATGCCAAGGAAATACAAATCACCCTTTATGACAACACCAATTACGACGCTAAAGTAATCGGCACCGATCCCACGACAGATTTGGCACTCTTAAAGATTGACGCCTCAGCGTTACCCTTTGTGCCATTTGGAAACTCCGATAAAACAAAAGTAGGTGAATGGGTATTGGCTGTAGGAAATCCATTTGACCTTACCTCGACTGTAACAGCAGGTATCATTAGTGCAAAAGCTAGAAACATTGGCATCCTGAGAAATGAAAACAACAACCTTCAGATCGAATCATTTCTCCAAACAGATGCAGTGGTCAATAGAGGAAACTCCGGTGGAGCTTTGGTAAACCTTGCGGGTGAATTGATCGGGATTAATACAGCCATTGCTAGCCAGACGGGTGCTTTTAGTGGCTATGCCTTTGCCGTCCCGAGCGCTATTGTTAAGAAAGTGATGGATGACCTATTGAAATACGGAGCAGTCCAAAGAGGCTTACTGGGCATCCAAATCCAAGATGTCAGCATCGCCAAGCAGTACCTTGACCTTGACACCAAAGCCAATCAAGGCGTGTATGTAGACAAGGTAAACGAAGACTCAGGCGCAGAAGAAGCAGGAATCCAAAAAGGAGATATCATCACCGAAGTAGACGGCGTGGAAACCACTAACGTATCTAAACTACAGGAGATGGTAGCACGTAAACGTCCAGGGGACAAAGTAGACCTTAAGTTCCTAAGAAATGGTGAAGAGCATGAGGCAACTGCCACCTTGAAAAACATTTCGGGCACTACCAAAGTGGTCAAAAAGGCTGAACTGAAAGCAACAGAATTTGAATCAGTGACCTTTAAGGATTTAGAGATCTCCCTACAAGAACACCTTGAAATTGAAGGCGGAGCCGTTATCGACAATATCGATAATGACAAATGGGAAGAGGCTGGTGCTAGAGAAGGCTTTGTGATCACCCATGTAGGAAGAGATCGTGTAAGCGGAGCAGATGATCTCAAAAACAAACTCCAACGAAATAAAGGTGACGAGGTAATGATCTTAGGCTTTTATCCAAATGGTCAAAAATCTTACTTCGAAATCAAACTAGATAATTAGTATAGTGTTTAGTTGGTTTATGTATGTGTTAAAACCATCCGCTTCGAGCGGATGGTTTTTTTTATTCCTGACTTCACCTGACTCAATGAACCTACATCAAAATCTTCGCTATCAATGGTCTAAAACAAACAGTCTTTTGGCCTAATAACTTTTCAAAACTACAAAACACACCACACCAAGCTCCTATCGGTAAAAAAAATCATTTTATTGAAACATTAACAAAAAAGCCCATTTTACTAGCTCCGTCTAAAAAACAAGGCTTTTTCCTAACTGTTTCACACATGGTAAAGCCATTTTGTTCCAGAATGAAAAATCACCATAAAATTCATTGAAAAACATTTTTATGTATTTATTTTACTTTTTTGTAGTTATATACGATATTAACATTATGTTATAATTAATAAGGGCCTCATAATCTACTTTGGCAAAACGCCAAAGTTTCAACGTCCCTCACTAATTACCTTTTGGAGAATCGATCACCGGAAGGCGACAATATTAAAAAGTTACTACTACTACTCTCTCTCACTATGGAAACGCTACTCCCACGGGTGGAAAGCATAAAGCTTGTCATCTGGGATTTGGATGAAACTTTTTGGCACGGTACGCTAAGCGAAGAAGGAATCACTCCCATCCCTGAAAACATTGAACTTATAAAAAAACTGTCCAAAAGAGGCATTATCAACAGCATCGTCTCTAAGAATGACTATGATGTTGCTAAGCAAAAACTTCAAGAACTTGGGATTTGGGATTATTTTGTATTTCCAGCCATTGACTGGAGTCCCAAAGGAGTATTGATCAGAAATATCATCGAAAATTGTCAACTAAGAAGTCCCAATGTACTGTTTCTGGACGACAACCATTCCAACCTGGAAGAAGCCATATTCTATAATCCCAAAATCAATGCTCATTTCCCGGATTTCATCCCGGTAATAAAAAACCACGAAGCTTTTGAAGGCAAGGAGGACGCTAGCCTATCTAGGCTAAAACAGTATAAAATACTCG from Echinicola soli encodes the following:
- a CDS encoding helix-turn-helix domain-containing protein — its product is MELKFEDLPQAVSQLIKQNKLILNAIHENGCSENQTEEVLTLSRICELLELKRQTIYSYVSRGLIPYHKKAGKLYFFRQEIEEWIKLGNKTEKIEGVSFNPRRKFKDRKFKKV
- a CDS encoding mechanosensitive ion channel family protein; this encodes MEQYIMATNHINKVLDRQVDTTQISEQLPQVEMSIEEVRGRLERRNRDINLRYLNALNNFTDYQTRRIEKWKVDFDSRSAEVLNAFDSLREIKKDKILSLTLEDPTILPAFQSQLKELQTRIRTGDSLFVARQLNLVNYQSRLSNVLIAVNDFKEEIRERERKMERALFNKEINFIWDKSTYSRTKELLKVVSHSVNINRIILKGYVEATRPVLIWVLGLILAFFLWFRYLLRHIKSEKEFSDIILQRTRFIPNNPLLSAMVIVLPLATFFYRSPPVVLVVVVLWLLMLVTTVLIRSIVKKKIYLFWWVFLVIFVIYSISNLYIETAYEERWVLLFLSFVCIGLAYSIISEIKDSGLNHTRYVILLIQLFMIIQGLSAVANVLGRYSLAKILGVAATTSLMQAVGLYVFVLVILEAIYLQIEMGKKSTTEYTAYFDFQDIQSKVRNIFVFLAAAIWLYYLTTNLTIYDYLFENISAFLSKERKIGQSTFNFGSISTFIIIIWISGIISKYISYFAEAKDQKMAANRKQRLGSSILLIKLAVFTLGFLLAITAAGIPLDNVAIVLGALSVGIGFGLQTIINNLVSGIILAFERPVQIGDVIEVGGQSGVVKEVGIRASKIQGWDGSELIMPNGDLLSQQLINWTLSNKRRRIELFIGVAYGSDSDKVEGVFKKVLDREDILKVPGPSVFLQNFAESAVEYRLLFWVNDIDIWVDMRNEVMKDIYKRFGEENIEIPFPQRDLYIKSMPESKSAQPDKKDIPPVEKEQEKGGRDSKDDTSPEN
- a CDS encoding alpha-L-fucosidase, encoding MKNWYILISWLFISSLIITKTWAQNSTEDQKMQWFKDAKLGIFIHWGIYSVNGIDESWSFFNDYISYDDYMKQLDGFTASNYAPEKWAQLIKSSGAKYAVITAKHHDGVALWNSQASDLTVVNKTPANKDLIAPFMDALEKEGLKKGLYYSVLDWSHPDYDRKTRTKYRYKNDPERFQKFVDFNFKQLEELSSTFNPDLYWFDGDWEHKAEEWRSKELKAQLLKWNPSVIINSRIGGNLGDYDTPEQGVPVTKPDSKYWELCLTMNNSWGYQHNDDNYKSPNELLRIFVDCLHMGGNLLLDIGPKPDGSIPDEAVNILESFGRWTDKHAAAIYDTQAGIPEGHVYAPTTLSKDRKTLYIYLDYKVNESLVIKGLKNKINRIWVVGNGTKLDHREVGKQYWSKVPGLKYVDIPDNVYDKDITVIAVLLDGEVDLYREKGQVIESN
- a CDS encoding Hsp20/alpha crystallin family protein produces the protein MKLVRYNQLEPNYPSTFSGVLDKFFNDSFQTGTQKFTPSVDISEDESNYEVELSVPGIKKEDFKIDLVDGKLIISGERKSKEAQEGKNYHTVQTQYGAFSRSFFLPEDVSPDKIEAKYEDGILKVTLPKSEKKVLKSSIEVK
- a CDS encoding Do family serine endopeptidase, translated to MNRKQFFLSIILASILGGLIAVAGVSLLSPSEKVTTFEQKQNTSFVNWLKDDKFNVPDGINFVASADQVLPAVVHIKSKVTVQRRGRSGNPLEEFFEFRHPDGGGQQPPMEGMSSGSGVIISEDGYIVTNNHVIDDAKEIQITLYDNTNYDAKVIGTDPTTDLALLKIDASALPFVPFGNSDKTKVGEWVLAVGNPFDLTSTVTAGIISAKARNIGILRNENNNLQIESFLQTDAVVNRGNSGGALVNLAGELIGINTAIASQTGAFSGYAFAVPSAIVKKVMDDLLKYGAVQRGLLGIQIQDVSIAKQYLDLDTKANQGVYVDKVNEDSGAEEAGIQKGDIITEVDGVETTNVSKLQEMVARKRPGDKVDLKFLRNGEEHEATATLKNISGTTKVVKKAELKATEFESVTFKDLEISLQEHLEIEGGAVIDNIDNDKWEEAGAREGFVITHVGRDRVSGADDLKNKLQRNKGDEVMILGFYPNGQKSYFEIKLDN